From a single Metopolophium dirhodum isolate CAU chromosome 6, ASM1992520v1, whole genome shotgun sequence genomic region:
- the LOC132946227 gene encoding uncharacterized protein LOC132946227, with translation MQNHQNMVEQIATILAYVKRIDKKLDTIMKDSISLNRNNENNLVSLFPIATVKALQNIETKLLDATFEKQMINFVTQIGGLNVHNFTKRVFTRVFTNELATQYSWTGFRNNNPLKQLKLTTIIEDVCLKTFKASELEFESSVKDWFKNGSLRQSREKK, from the exons ATgcaaaatcatcaaaatatggTTGAACAAATTGCTACCATACTTGCATATGTCAAACGTATTGATAAGAAGTTGGATACAATAATGAAAGACAGTATAtctttaaatagaaataatgaaaataacttAGTTAGTTTGTTCCCAATCGCAACTGTTAAAGCTCttcaaaatattgaaacaaaacTATTAGACGctacatttgaaaaacaaatg atCAATTTTGTAACCCAAATTGGTGGTCTTAATGTTCACAATTTTACCAAAAGAGTATTCACAAGAGTTTTTACTAATGAATTAGCCACTCAATATTCATGGACAGGTTTTAGGAATAATAACCCGCTGAAGCaattaaaactaacaacaaTTATAGAAG aTGTTTGCTTAAAGACATTTAAAGCGAGTGAATTGGAATTTGAGAGCAGTGTAAAAGACTGGTTTAAAAATGGAAGTCTACGGCAATcacgagaaaaaaaatga